One genomic segment of Myxocyprinus asiaticus isolate MX2 ecotype Aquarium Trade chromosome 14, UBuf_Myxa_2, whole genome shotgun sequence includes these proteins:
- the LOC127452004 gene encoding cytosolic sulfotransferase 3-like, producing MRAQNVVQHGRASKNICGEQERNIFFNIMEGTDFSSLNLSKPKLFDFEGISMIHYFTDNWEKVQNFQARPDDILIATYPKAGTTWVSYILDLLYFGNDASERQMSLPIYMRVPFLESCFKVMPPGTELADNLATSPRLIKTHLPVQLVPKSFWEQNSRVVYVGRNAKDNAVSYFHFDRMNMAQPEAGDWNTYLQNFMEGKNVFGPWYDHVSGWWEKKKTYSNLLYLFFEDMVEDTGREVERLCSFLGLSTPVEEREKITKGVQFDAMKQNKMTNYSTIPVMDFKISPFMRKGKVGDWKTHFTVAQNEKFDEVYKQKMKDTTVKFRTEI from the exons ATGAGAGCCCAGAATGTAGTTCAACACGGAAGAGCTTCTAAAAACATTTGTGGAGAGCAAGAGaggaacattttttttaacataatggAAGGCACTGACTTTTCTTCG CTAAACCTATCTAAGCCTAAACTGTTTGACTTTGAGGGCATTTCTATGATACACTACTTCACTGACAACTGGGAAAAGGTTCAGAACTTTCAAGCAAGACCAGACGATATTCTAATCGCCACTTATCCAAAAGCAG GTACCACCTGGGTGTCTTATATACTTGACCTTCTGTATTTTGGTAATGATGCTTCGGAGCGCCAGATGTCCCTGCCTATCTATATGAGAGTGCCATTCCTCGAGTCATGCTTTAAAGTGATGCCACCAG GGACAGAACTGGCGGATAATCTGGCCACCTCTCCTCGCCTCATCAAAACTCATCTACCTGTTCAGCTTGTGCCCAAGTCCTTCTGGGAGCAGAACTCAAGG GTGGTGTATGTAGGTCGTAATGCAAAAGATAATGCAGTTTCCTATTTCCATTTTGATCGAATGAACATGGCACAGCCTGAAGCAGGAGATTGGAACACCTACTTACAGAACTTTATGGAAGGAAAGA ATGTGTTTGGCCCTTGGTACGACCATGTCAGTGGAtggtgggagaaaaaaaagacatattCTAACTTACTGTACTTGTTTTTTGAAGATATGGTTGAA GACACTGGACGTGAGGTGGAACGTTTGTGCTCCTTCCTGGGTTTGTCCACCCcagttgaggagagagagaaaataacgAAAGGAGTTCAGTTTGATGCCATGAAACAGAACAAGATGACCAACTATTCCACAATCCCAGTCATGGATTTCAAGATCTCACCCTTCATGCGGAAAG GTAAAGTTGGAGATTGGAAAACTCACTTCACAGTGGcacaaaatgaaaagtttgatgAGGTCTACAAACAAAAGATGAAAGACACAACTGTCAAGTTCCGGACAGAAATTTAA